From Patescibacteria group bacterium, a single genomic window includes:
- the rpsJ gene encoding 30S ribosomal protein S10: MKNKSKQKDKIVAKKLDKKEYKPKIRIKVKSYDHRIIDEAIKNIIESLKHLDAKIIGPIFLPTEKRKYTVLRSSFVHKDSRDQYEKRTHKRLIDIIDFNPKVIEKLTGLDLPAGVDIEIKM, from the coding sequence ATGAAAAATAAAAGTAAGCAAAAAGACAAAATTGTTGCTAAAAAATTAGACAAGAAAGAATATAAACCAAAGATTCGTATCAAGGTCAAATCATATGACCATAGAATTATAGATGAAGCAATTAAAAACATTATTGAATCTTTGAAGCATTTAGATGCTAAGATTATTGGCCCAATTTTTCTTCCAACTGAAAAAAGAAAATATACTGTTTTAAGGTCTTCTTTTGTTCATAAAGATTCAAGAGATCAATATGAAAAAAGAACCCACAAAAGGCTAATTGATATTATTGATTTTAACCCAAAAGTAATAGAAAAGCTGACAGGGTTAGATTTGCCTGCTGGAGTAGATATTGAAATAAAAATGTAG
- the tuf gene encoding elongation factor Tu, whose protein sequence is MAAKEKFERTKPHLNVGTIGHVDHGKTALTAAILKVLTASGGKAETRSVDEIDNAPEERSRGITISLAHVEYETDKRHYAHIDCPGHADYVKNMVTGAAQMDGAILVISATDGPMPQTREHILLARQVGVPSIVVFLNKTDQVEDKELIELVKEEVKDILKKYEFPGDETPIIEGSATKAIECGCGKTDCEHCGPILKLLDSLDSYIPEPKRDTEKPFLMPIEDIFSIEGRGTVVTGKIEKGIVKLNDEIEIVGLRPTTKTIVTGIEMFRKSLEEGFAGDNAGILLRGTKKTDIERGQVIAKPGTVTPHTEFDCQVYILSKEEGGRHTPFLAGYKPQFYIRTTDVTGEAFLPEGTEMAMPGDTLDLKVKLYKPIALEEKQRFAIREGGRTVGAGVVTKITK, encoded by the coding sequence ATGGCAGCTAAAGAAAAATTCGAAAGAACAAAGCCGCATTTAAATGTTGGTACAATTGGTCATGTTGACCATGGCAAAACAGCTTTAACAGCGGCAATATTAAAAGTTTTAACAGCTTCTGGAGGAAAGGCTGAAACAAGAAGTGTTGATGAAATTGACAATGCTCCTGAAGAAAGAAGTAGAGGAATTACAATTTCGTTAGCTCATGTCGAGTATGAAACAGACAAAAGACATTATGCTCACATTGATTGTCCAGGACATGCTGACTATGTTAAAAACATGGTTACTGGTGCAGCTCAAATGGATGGAGCTATTTTGGTTATTTCAGCCACTGATGGTCCAATGCCTCAAACAAGAGAGCATATCTTGCTGGCTAGACAAGTTGGAGTACCATCTATTGTCGTGTTTTTAAACAAGACAGACCAAGTTGAAGACAAAGAGTTGATTGAACTTGTTAAAGAAGAAGTTAAAGACATTCTTAAAAAGTATGAATTTCCAGGAGATGAGACCCCTATTATTGAAGGCTCGGCTACTAAAGCAATAGAATGTGGTTGTGGAAAAACAGATTGCGAGCATTGTGGACCAATCTTAAAATTGCTTGATTCCCTTGATTCATATATTCCAGAACCAAAAAGAGATACAGAGAAACCATTTTTAATGCCAATTGAAGATATTTTTTCAATTGAAGGCAGGGGAACAGTTGTTACTGGAAAAATTGAAAAAGGAATTGTTAAATTAAATGATGAGATTGAAATTGTAGGATTAAGACCAACAACTAAAACAATTGTTACGGGCATAGAAATGTTTAGGAAGTCATTAGAAGAAGGGTTTGCTGGAGATAATGCAGGTATTCTTTTAAGAGGAACTAAAAAAACAGACATTGAAAGAGGGCAAGTAATTGCTAAGCCAGGGACTGTTACTCCTCATACAGAATTTGATTGTCAGGTTTATATTTTATCCAAAGAAGAAGGGGGCAGACATACCCCATTTTTGGCTGGGTATAAGCCCCAGTTTTATATTAGAACAACTGATGTTACTGGCGAAGCGTTTTTACCAGAAGGAACTGAAATGGCTATGCCAGGGGATACATTAGACCTTAAGGTTAAACTCTATAAACCAATTGCACTTGAAGAAAAGCAAAGATTTGCAATTAGAGAAGGTGGGAGAACAGTTGGAGCAGGAGTTGTAACAAAGATAACCAAGTAA